From the Sinorhizobium garamanticum genome, one window contains:
- a CDS encoding selenium-binding family protein encodes MATWRPDPSFYPSPRMAAKAPRETIAYVAAFDPDRQRPDAIAVVDVDPTSTSYSQIVGQVDMPNVGDELHHFGWNACSSCLCPNAPHPHVERRYLVVPGLRSSRLHIIDTKPDPKNPQIVRVIDPAEIAEKANYSRLHTIHCGPEGIYVNALADRDGNAPGGIFLLDHDSFDVLGQWEMDRGPQKLAYDFWWHLGHDTMITSEWGTPDTFENGLVPDVLLGSKYGRKLHFWDLHKRKHLQEIDFGEEHQLVFELRPAHDPTKAYGFVGCVISLKDLSASIWTWYRDGDQWAVKKVIEIPAEPADPDLLPPVLKGFNAVAPLVTDIDLSMDDRFLYVSCWGTGDMIQYDVSDPLAPKETGRVRIGGIVSRATHPKASNGALNGGPQMVEISRDGKRVYFTNSLYGAIDPQFYPDGIDGWMVKLDVGDNGGISFDENFFVDWPKGHRPHQVRLEGGDCSSDSYCYP; translated from the coding sequence ATGGCGACGTGGCGACCCGATCCTTCCTTCTATCCATCACCGCGCATGGCCGCAAAGGCGCCCAGGGAAACCATCGCCTATGTGGCGGCCTTCGATCCGGATCGACAGCGACCGGATGCGATCGCGGTGGTCGATGTCGATCCGACCTCCACGAGCTATTCGCAGATCGTCGGGCAGGTCGACATGCCGAATGTCGGCGACGAACTGCATCATTTCGGCTGGAATGCCTGCTCGTCCTGCCTTTGCCCCAATGCGCCGCATCCCCATGTCGAGCGCCGCTATCTGGTCGTGCCGGGGCTAAGGTCGTCGCGGCTTCATATTATCGACACCAAGCCGGATCCCAAAAATCCGCAGATCGTCCGCGTGATCGATCCGGCGGAAATTGCCGAGAAGGCAAACTATTCCCGGCTGCACACCATCCATTGCGGACCGGAGGGCATCTATGTCAACGCGCTTGCCGACCGCGACGGCAATGCGCCAGGCGGCATCTTCCTGCTCGACCACGACAGCTTCGATGTGCTCGGGCAATGGGAGATGGATCGCGGACCGCAGAAGCTCGCCTATGATTTCTGGTGGCATCTCGGTCACGACACGATGATCACCAGCGAGTGGGGTACGCCGGATACGTTTGAAAACGGCCTGGTTCCGGACGTGCTGCTCGGCTCGAAATACGGCCGCAAGCTGCATTTCTGGGATCTCCACAAGCGCAAACACCTGCAGGAGATCGATTTCGGCGAGGAGCACCAGCTCGTCTTCGAATTGCGTCCCGCCCATGATCCGACCAAGGCCTATGGCTTCGTCGGCTGCGTCATCAGTCTCAAGGATCTCTCCGCATCGATCTGGACCTGGTATCGCGACGGCGATCAATGGGCTGTGAAGAAAGTCATCGAGATTCCGGCCGAGCCCGCCGACCCGGACCTCTTGCCGCCCGTGCTCAAGGGCTTCAACGCAGTCGCGCCGCTCGTGACCGACATCGACCTCTCGATGGACGACCGGTTCCTTTACGTCTCTTGCTGGGGCACCGGCGACATGATCCAATATGATGTTTCCGATCCGCTCGCACCGAAGGAGACCGGCCGCGTCAGGATCGGCGGGATCGTTTCCCGCGCGACGCATCCGAAGGCGTCGAACGGCGCGCTCAATGGCGGGCCGCAGATGGTGGAAATCAGCCGCGACGGCAAACGCGTTTATTTCACCAACTCGCTCTACGGCGCGATCGACCCGCAATTCTATCCGGACGGTATTGACGGATGGATGGTGAAACTGGATGTCGGCGACAATGGCGGAATTTCCTTCGACGAGAACTTCTTCGTCGATTGGCCGAAGGGTCACCGCCCGCATCAGGTTCGGCTCGAAGGCGGCGACTGTTCCTCCGATTCCTATTGCTATCCCTGA
- the scpA gene encoding methylmalonyl-CoA mutase, which yields MTDKTIKDWEALAEKELKASPESLTWHTPEGIDVKPLYTRDDLAGIGHLDSLPGFEPFVRGPRATMYAGRPWTIRQYAGFSTAEASNAFYRRNLAAGQKGLSVAFDLATHRGYDSDHPRVEGDVGKAGVAIDSVEDMKILFDGIPLDQMSVSMTMNGAVIPVLASFIVAGEEQGVARADLSGTIQNDILKEFMVRNTYIYPPEPSMRIVADIIEYTAKEMPNFNSISISGYHMQEAGATLVQELAFTLADGREYVRAALAKGLNVDDFAGRLSFFFAIGMNFFMEAAKLRAARLLWTRIMKEFEPKKASSLMLRTHCQTSGVSLAEQDPYNNIIRTAFEAMSAALGGTQSLHTNSFDEAMALPTDISARIARNTQLILQHETGVTKVVDPLAGSYYVESLTNELAEKAWALIEEVEALGGMTKAVNAGLPKRQIEEAATRRQAAVDRGEEVIVGVNKYRLENEHPIDILQIDNAAVRTAQIKRIEETKRRRDSRKVKETLAALAEVARSGKGNLLGAAIEAARARATVGEISEAMRQAFGDYTAVPEVVTDIYGKAYESDPELGVLAGRLGDVTKRLGHKPKILVAKLGQDGHDRGAKVIASAFGDIGFHVVAGPLFQTPEEAADLALAEEVTVVGVSSLAAGHKTLMPQLAEALKKRGGEDIIVVCGGVIPRQDYQYLMDNGVAAVFGPGTHVLDAARAVLDLIEGKRRNI from the coding sequence ATGACTGACAAAACCATCAAAGACTGGGAAGCCCTCGCCGAGAAGGAGCTGAAAGCCTCGCCTGAAAGCCTCACCTGGCACACGCCGGAAGGCATCGACGTCAAGCCGCTCTATACGCGCGATGACCTCGCCGGCATCGGCCACCTCGATTCGCTGCCCGGCTTCGAGCCCTTCGTGCGCGGTCCCCGCGCCACCATGTATGCCGGCCGGCCTTGGACCATCCGGCAATATGCCGGTTTCTCGACGGCGGAAGCCTCGAACGCCTTCTACCGCAGAAACCTCGCCGCCGGGCAAAAAGGCCTGTCGGTCGCCTTCGATCTCGCCACCCATCGCGGCTATGACAGCGACCATCCGCGCGTCGAGGGCGATGTCGGCAAGGCGGGCGTGGCGATCGACTCGGTCGAGGACATGAAGATCCTGTTCGACGGCATCCCGCTCGATCAGATGTCGGTGTCAATGACCATGAACGGCGCAGTGATCCCGGTTCTCGCCTCTTTCATCGTCGCCGGCGAGGAGCAGGGTGTTGCGCGCGCCGATCTGTCGGGCACGATCCAGAACGACATCCTGAAGGAGTTCATGGTCCGCAACACCTACATCTACCCGCCGGAACCCTCGATGCGGATCGTCGCCGACATCATCGAATATACGGCAAAGGAGATGCCGAACTTCAATTCGATCTCGATCTCTGGCTACCACATGCAGGAGGCGGGCGCGACGCTCGTGCAGGAGCTTGCCTTTACCCTTGCCGACGGCCGCGAATATGTGCGCGCGGCGCTCGCCAAGGGCCTCAATGTGGATGACTTCGCCGGCCGGCTCTCCTTCTTCTTCGCGATCGGCATGAACTTCTTCATGGAAGCGGCGAAGCTCCGCGCGGCGCGGCTCCTGTGGACGCGGATCATGAAGGAGTTCGAGCCGAAGAAGGCGTCCTCGCTGATGCTGAGGACCCATTGCCAGACGTCCGGCGTCTCGCTTGCCGAACAGGATCCCTACAACAACATCATCCGCACGGCCTTCGAGGCGATGTCGGCGGCGCTCGGCGGCACGCAATCGCTGCACACGAATTCCTTCGACGAGGCGATGGCGCTGCCGACGGACATTTCCGCCCGCATCGCGCGCAACACGCAACTGATCCTGCAGCACGAGACCGGGGTCACCAAGGTCGTCGATCCGCTCGCCGGCTCCTACTACGTGGAAAGCCTGACCAACGAGCTTGCGGAAAAGGCCTGGGCGCTGATCGAGGAAGTCGAGGCACTCGGCGGCATGACCAAGGCGGTCAATGCCGGCCTGCCGAAGCGGCAGATCGAGGAGGCGGCGACACGTCGCCAGGCGGCGGTCGACCGCGGTGAGGAAGTGATTGTCGGCGTCAACAAGTACCGGCTCGAAAACGAACACCCGATCGACATCCTCCAGATCGACAATGCCGCCGTTCGCACGGCCCAGATCAAGCGGATCGAGGAGACCAAACGCCGTCGCGATTCGCGGAAGGTCAAGGAAACGCTTGCAGCACTTGCCGAGGTGGCGCGGAGCGGCAAGGGCAATCTGCTTGGCGCCGCGATCGAAGCCGCGCGGGCGCGTGCCACCGTCGGTGAGATCTCCGAGGCAATGCGGCAGGCCTTCGGCGACTACACCGCAGTGCCGGAAGTCGTCACCGACATCTATGGCAAGGCCTATGAAAGCGACCCCGAACTCGGCGTGCTCGCCGGGCGTCTCGGCGATGTCACCAAGCGGCTTGGCCACAAGCCGAAGATCCTGGTGGCAAAGCTCGGCCAGGATGGGCACGACCGCGGCGCCAAGGTGATCGCGTCTGCGTTCGGCGACATCGGCTTCCACGTCGTCGCCGGGCCGCTGTTCCAGACGCCGGAAGAAGCCGCCGACCTGGCGCTCGCTGAAGAAGTCACCGTCGTCGGCGTCTCCTCGCTCGCCGCCGGCCACAAGACCCTGATGCCGCAGTTGGCTGAGGCGCTGAAGAAGCGCGGCGGCGAGGACATCATCGTCGTTTGCGGTGGCGTTATTCCACGACAGGACTATCAATACCTGATGGACAACGGCGTCGCCGCCGTCTTCGGTCCCGGCACACACGTGCTCGACGCCGCACGCGCGGTGCTCGACCTGATCGAGGGCAAGCGACGGAACATATGA
- a CDS encoding acetyl-CoA carboxylase biotin carboxylase subunit — translation MFKKILIANRGEIACRVIRTAKRLGIATVAVYSDADRDAMHVRMADEAVHIGASPSSQSYIVIDKILDAIRKTGADAVHPGYGFLSENAAFAEALEKEGVVFIGPPVGAIKAMGDKITSKKIAAEADVSTVPGHMGLIEDAEEAVRIASAIGYPVMIKASAGGGGKGMRIAWNDIEAREGFQSSKNEAKSSFGDDRIFIEKFVTEPRHIEIQVLGDKHGNTLYLGERECSIQRRNQKVIEEAPSPFLDKKTRRAMGEQAVALAKAVGYHSAGTVEFIVDGERNFYFLEMNTRLQVEHPVTELITGLDLVEQMIRVAAGEKLSFGQEDVKLDGWAIESRLYAEDPFRNFLPSIGRLTRYRPPKEGRQDDGTVIRNDTGVFEGGEISMYYDPMIAKLCTWGPDRATAVEAMANALDEFEVEGIGHNLPFLSAVMQQQRFREGRLTTAYIAEEFAAGFQGVVPDEADARKLAAVAVTINQALQERASQISGTIGNHRRIVGHDWVASLGDRNFRVTAGASADGAFVCFADERSVIVATDWTPGRTLATFNIDNRPMAVKVDLVGTGIRLRWRGIDVIARVRSPRVAELARLMPKKLPPDTSKMLLCPMPGVVTLIAVKEGDTVEAGQAIAIVEAMKMENILRAEKRATVKRVAIAAGASLAVDELIMEFE, via the coding sequence ATGTTCAAGAAAATCCTCATCGCCAATCGTGGTGAAATCGCCTGCCGCGTCATCCGCACCGCCAAGCGGCTCGGTATTGCTACAGTCGCCGTCTATTCCGATGCCGATCGCGATGCCATGCATGTGCGCATGGCGGACGAAGCGGTGCATATCGGCGCCTCGCCCTCCAGCCAGTCCTATATCGTCATCGACAAGATCCTCGACGCGATCCGCAAGACCGGCGCCGATGCGGTGCATCCCGGCTACGGCTTCCTTTCGGAAAACGCCGCCTTTGCCGAAGCGCTGGAGAAGGAGGGCGTCGTCTTTATCGGGCCGCCGGTCGGCGCGATAAAGGCGATGGGTGACAAGATCACCTCGAAGAAGATCGCCGCCGAAGCGGATGTCTCGACCGTTCCCGGCCATATGGGGCTGATCGAGGACGCCGAGGAAGCTGTCCGGATCGCCTCTGCCATCGGCTATCCGGTGATGATCAAGGCGTCGGCCGGCGGCGGCGGCAAGGGCATGCGCATCGCCTGGAACGACATCGAGGCGCGCGAAGGCTTCCAGTCGTCGAAGAACGAGGCGAAAAGCTCCTTCGGCGACGACCGCATCTTCATCGAAAAATTCGTGACCGAGCCCCGCCACATCGAAATCCAGGTGCTCGGCGACAAGCACGGCAACACGCTTTATCTCGGCGAGCGCGAATGCTCGATCCAGCGGCGCAACCAGAAGGTCATCGAAGAGGCCCCATCTCCGTTCCTTGACAAGAAGACGCGGCGCGCCATGGGCGAGCAGGCGGTCGCGCTCGCCAAAGCCGTCGGCTACCACTCCGCCGGTACGGTCGAATTCATCGTCGACGGCGAGCGCAATTTCTACTTCCTCGAGATGAATACGCGTTTGCAGGTGGAGCACCCGGTGACCGAGCTCATCACCGGGCTCGATCTGGTCGAGCAGATGATCCGCGTCGCGGCCGGCGAAAAGCTGTCCTTCGGCCAGGAGGACGTGAAGCTCGACGGCTGGGCGATCGAAAGCCGGCTCTACGCAGAAGACCCCTTCCGCAACTTCCTGCCCTCGATCGGCCGGCTGACGCGCTACCGCCCGCCCAAGGAAGGCAGGCAGGACGACGGCACCGTCATCCGCAACGACACCGGCGTCTTCGAGGGCGGCGAAATCTCGATGTATTACGATCCGATGATCGCCAAGCTCTGCACCTGGGGGCCGGACCGCGCCACCGCCGTCGAGGCGATGGCGAACGCACTCGACGAATTCGAGGTCGAAGGCATCGGGCACAACCTGCCCTTCCTTTCCGCCGTCATGCAGCAGCAGCGCTTCCGCGAGGGGCGTCTGACCACCGCCTATATCGCCGAGGAGTTCGCCGCCGGCTTCCAGGGCGTCGTGCCGGACGAGGCAGACGCACGCAAGCTCGCGGCCGTCGCGGTCACGATCAACCAGGCGCTGCAGGAGCGCGCGAGCCAGATCTCGGGCACCATCGGCAACCACCGTCGCATCGTCGGCCATGACTGGGTGGCGAGCCTTGGCGATCGCAACTTTCGGGTGACGGCCGGCGCCTCGGCCGATGGCGCCTTTGTTTGCTTTGCCGACGAGAGATCGGTGATCGTGGCCACCGACTGGACACCCGGCCGTACGCTTGCCACCTTCAACATCGACAATCGGCCGATGGCCGTGAAGGTCGATCTCGTCGGCACGGGTATCCGGTTGCGCTGGCGCGGTATCGACGTGATCGCGCGCGTCAGAAGCCCGCGGGTCGCCGAACTCGCGAGGCTGATGCCGAAGAAGCTGCCGCCGGACACGTCGAAGATGCTGCTCTGCCCGATGCCGGGGGTCGTGACCCTGATCGCGGTCAAGGAGGGCGACACGGTCGAGGCCGGACAAGCAATCGCCATCGTCGAGGCGATGAAGATGGAAAACATCCTCAGGGCGGAAAAGCGCGCCACCGTCAAACGTGTGGCGATCGCGGCCGGTGCCAGCCTTGCCGTGGACGAGTTGATCATGGAGTTCGAGTGA
- a CDS encoding acyl-CoA carboxylase subunit beta, which produces MRAILEQVEARRAQARAGGGERRVDAQHGKGKLTARERIEVLLDEDSFEEYDMYVTHRCVDFGMAEQKIAGDGVVTGWGTINGRQVYVFSQDFTVLGGSLSETHAEKICKIMDMAAKNGAPVIGLNDSGGARIQEGVASLAGYAEVFRRNAEVSGVIPQISVIMGPCAGGAVYSPAMTDFIFMVRDSSYMFVTGPDVVKTVTNEIVTAEELGGARTHTMKSSVADGAYENDVEALEHVRLLFDFLPLNNREKPPVRPFYDDPARVEMRLDSLIPDSAAKPYDMKELILALADEGDFFELQASFARNIVTGFIRLEGQTVGVVANQPMVLAGCLDIDSSRKAARFVRFCDAFSIPILTLVDVPGFLPGTSQEYGGVIKHGAKLLFAYSQATVPMVTLITRKAYGGAYDVMASKHIGADVNYAWPTAEIAVMGAKGATEILYRSELGDPEKIAARTKEYEERFANPFVAAERGFIDEVIMPHSSRRRVARAFASLRNKQVETRWRKHDTIPL; this is translated from the coding sequence ATGCGCGCCATATTGGAACAGGTGGAGGCCCGCCGCGCGCAGGCACGGGCGGGCGGCGGCGAGCGCCGCGTCGATGCGCAGCACGGTAAGGGCAAGCTGACGGCGCGAGAGCGCATCGAGGTGCTGCTCGACGAAGACTCCTTCGAAGAATACGACATGTATGTCACGCATCGCTGCGTCGACTTCGGCATGGCCGAGCAAAAGATTGCCGGCGATGGTGTCGTCACCGGCTGGGGCACCATCAATGGCCGGCAGGTCTATGTGTTCAGCCAGGACTTCACCGTGCTCGGCGGCTCGCTCTCCGAGACCCATGCGGAAAAGATCTGCAAGATCATGGATATGGCAGCGAAGAACGGCGCGCCGGTGATCGGTCTCAACGATTCCGGCGGTGCCCGTATCCAGGAGGGCGTGGCGTCGCTTGCCGGCTATGCGGAAGTCTTCCGCCGCAATGCGGAAGTCTCGGGCGTCATTCCGCAGATCTCGGTGATCATGGGGCCGTGTGCCGGCGGCGCGGTCTATTCGCCGGCGATGACCGACTTCATCTTCATGGTGCGCGACAGTTCCTACATGTTCGTGACCGGCCCTGATGTGGTGAAGACGGTGACGAACGAGATCGTCACTGCTGAGGAACTCGGCGGCGCTCGCACCCACACGATGAAATCCTCGGTCGCCGACGGCGCCTACGAAAACGACGTCGAGGCGCTGGAACATGTGCGCCTGCTCTTCGACTTCCTGCCGCTCAACAACCGCGAAAAGCCGCCGGTCCGGCCGTTCTACGACGACCCGGCGCGCGTCGAGATGCGTCTCGACAGTCTGATCCCCGACAGCGCCGCCAAGCCCTACGACATGAAGGAACTGATATTGGCGCTTGCCGACGAAGGCGACTTCTTCGAACTCCAGGCGAGCTTTGCCCGCAACATTGTCACCGGCTTCATACGTCTCGAAGGGCAGACCGTCGGCGTTGTCGCCAACCAGCCGATGGTGCTCGCCGGCTGCCTCGACATCGATTCCTCCCGCAAGGCCGCCCGCTTCGTTCGCTTCTGCGACGCATTCTCGATCCCTATCCTGACGCTCGTCGACGTGCCGGGATTTCTGCCGGGCACGAGCCAGGAATATGGCGGCGTCATCAAGCATGGCGCCAAGCTGCTCTTTGCCTATAGCCAGGCGACGGTGCCGATGGTGACCCTTATCACCCGCAAGGCCTATGGCGGTGCCTACGACGTCATGGCTTCGAAGCACATCGGCGCCGACGTCAACTATGCCTGGCCGACGGCCGAGATCGCCGTCATGGGCGCCAAGGGCGCGACCGAAATCCTCTACCGGTCGGAACTCGGCGATCCAGAAAAGATCGCCGCTCGCACGAAGGAATACGAGGAACGCTTCGCCAACCCCTTCGTCGCCGCCGAACGCGGCTTCATCGACGAGGTGATCATGCCGCACTCGTCGCGCCGCCGCGTCGCGCGCGCCTTCGCGTCGCTGCGCAACAAGCAGGTGGAAACGCGCTGGCGCAAGCACGACACGATACCGCTCTAA